A region of uncultured Fusobacterium sp. DNA encodes the following proteins:
- a CDS encoding DUF523 domain-containing protein, whose protein sequence is MNILVSACLLGVACRYDGKSKEVSKIKELLKDHNLIPICPEQLGGLPTPRVPSEKNGEKVINSEGIDVTLEYNKGAHEALRIAKLFNCKVAILKAKSPSCGFGKIYDGTFSKNLILGNGVTAQVLIDNGIKVFTEDFYELLIY, encoded by the coding sequence ATGAATATTTTAGTTAGTGCTTGCCTTTTAGGAGTAGCTTGTAGATATGATGGAAAATCTAAAGAGGTAAGTAAAATTAAGGAACTTTTAAAGGATCATAATCTCATTCCTATTTGCCCTGAACAGCTTGGAGGACTTCCAACTCCAAGAGTTCCCTCTGAAAAAAATGGAGAAAAGGTAATTAATAGTGAAGGTATTGATGTCACTTTAGAATATAATAAAGGAGCTCATGAAGCTCTTAGAATAGCTAAACTTTTTAATTGTAAAGTTGCTATTTTAAAAGCTAAAAGTCCTTCTTGTGGTTTTGGTAAGATTTATGATGGAACTTTTTCTAAAAATTTAATTTTAGGAAATGGTGTTACTGCTCAAGTTTTAATAGATAATGGAATCAAAGTTTTTACTGAAGATTTTTATGAATTATTGATTTATTAA
- a CDS encoding Cof-type HAD-IIB family hydrolase: protein MKFVVSDLDGTLLYSRNVVSDYTINTIKKLVDSGVNFAIATGRGQQGVQNTLQQLGITPYLICNNGANIYNPQGECIFEERIPKDIAISILKEIRANNLFYSAFLNEYFYHSKDESVEDFTSRPLFTEIALEKEEDCPALNKIIVQDENPEVVAKIANILKEKFSDMAEIMISQPTCMDIAPKNCTKGTGIKNLAKLFNLTTEDFMAFGDGENDIEMLKTVGHPVIMENSQNILKEQFSTVTLSNTDHGVAKYLENFFNL from the coding sequence ATGAAATTTGTAGTATCAGATCTAGATGGAACATTGCTTTATTCTCGTAATGTAGTTAGTGATTACACTATCAATACAATAAAAAAATTAGTAGATAGTGGTGTAAACTTTGCTATTGCTACAGGTAGAGGACAACAAGGTGTACAAAATACTTTACAACAGCTCGGTATCACTCCATATTTAATTTGTAATAATGGAGCTAATATTTATAATCCTCAAGGGGAGTGTATCTTTGAAGAAAGAATACCAAAAGATATTGCAATTTCTATTTTAAAAGAAATTAGAGCTAATAATCTTTTTTATAGTGCATTTTTAAATGAATATTTCTATCATAGTAAAGATGAGAGTGTAGAAGACTTTACAAGCAGACCTCTTTTTACAGAGATAGCTTTAGAAAAAGAGGAAGATTGTCCTGCATTAAATAAAATCATTGTACAAGATGAAAATCCAGAAGTAGTAGCTAAAATAGCTAATATTTTAAAGGAAAAATTTTCAGATATGGCAGAAATTATGATTTCTCAGCCTACTTGTATGGATATTGCCCCTAAAAACTGTACTAAAGGAACTGGAATAAAAAATCTTGCTAAATTATTTAATTTAACAACTGAAGATTTTATGGCCTTTGGAGATGGAGAAAATGATATAGAGATGTTAAAAACTGTTGGACATCCTGTTATTATGGAAAACTCTCAAAATATTTTAAAAGAGCAATTTTCAACTGTTACACTGTCAAATACAGATCATGGAGTTGCTAAATATTTAGAAAATTTCTTTAACTTATAG
- a CDS encoding YhdT family protein: MKHQINKEVIITLILYIFYFCWWYYFAYIHTNSEDVKNFKYILGLPEWFFYSCVLGLIVINILVFIAVKLFFKEIPLEEEDKKC, from the coding sequence GTGAAACATCAAATCAATAAAGAAGTTATTATTACTTTGATTCTTTACATATTTTATTTTTGTTGGTGGTATTATTTTGCATATATTCATACAAATAGTGAAGATGTTAAAAATTTCAAATATATTTTAGGACTTCCTGAATGGTTTTTTTACTCTTGTGTTCTTGGGTTAATTGTTATAAATATTTTAGTTTTTATAGCTGTAAAACTATTTTTTAAAGAGATTCCACTTGAGGAGGAGGATAAAAAATGTTAA
- a CDS encoding thioesterase family protein: MFTFNYTIQKEDINYGGHVGNERALLFFQMARMNFFESLGLSEMNLGEGAGVIQKNGFVEYNKQLFLDDKIFIKIIDIEFSKTSFNIKYEIYNDKEEKVINGSTLLVCFDYSTHRIKKIPESFKKKALKVIEEK; the protein is encoded by the coding sequence ATGTTTACTTTTAATTATACAATTCAAAAAGAAGATATAAATTATGGTGGACATGTAGGAAATGAAAGAGCTCTTCTTTTTTTCCAAATGGCTAGAATGAATTTTTTTGAATCTTTAGGACTTAGTGAGATGAATCTTGGAGAGGGTGCTGGAGTTATTCAAAAAAATGGTTTTGTAGAATATAACAAACAACTTTTCTTAGATGATAAAATATTTATTAAAATTATAGATATTGAGTTTTCTAAAACTAGTTTTAATATAAAATATGAAATCTACAACGATAAAGAAGAAAAAGTTATTAATGGTTCTACTTTATTAGTTTGTTTTGATTACTCAACTCATAGAATTAAAAAAATCCCTGAGTCTTTTAAAAAAAAAGCTCTTAAAGTTATAGAGGAGAAATAA
- a CDS encoding GNAT family N-acetyltransferase → MVRYGIDKDYEKAKKIWEECFKDSLEEVEFYFKNLYDKHKYLLLEENDEIKASLHENPYRLNMNGTTFDSQYIVGVAVSPEYRGKGYMDELIKESLKGARDRDIPFVYLSPINPEIYRKYGFEYVTRLNKYLSLTQDIPYNKIEKAYEIKRVELNSEDEIYSDLIEIYNYKMREYFLYVERDEKYYRDWIREIRSDGGEVYTLYLGENIEGYVALYRREKLEVREIFSKNRRGLENLLAFLKTFKEYYPELEIINPVDNLLEYVFTNQKKLIKKDYPFIMGRVVNPLEILKMLNIYDIEMKIQITDSIILENNGIYSFDKDGELKFETTGEWDIKIDIGDFSTLIFGLLSLDELIYLEKLEVKDEIILKNIKKKDIFNLKKNYIQDYQ, encoded by the coding sequence ATGGTAAGATATGGAATAGATAAAGACTATGAAAAAGCTAAAAAAATATGGGAAGAGTGTTTTAAAGATTCTTTAGAGGAAGTAGAGTTTTATTTTAAAAATTTATACGATAAACATAAATATTTACTCTTAGAAGAGAATGATGAAATAAAAGCTTCTTTACATGAAAATCCATATAGATTAAATATGAATGGAACTACTTTTGATTCTCAATATATAGTGGGAGTCGCAGTATCTCCAGAATATAGAGGTAAGGGATATATGGATGAGTTAATAAAAGAAAGTTTAAAAGGGGCAAGAGATAGAGATATTCCTTTTGTGTACCTTTCTCCTATTAATCCAGAAATATATAGAAAATATGGATTTGAATATGTAACAAGATTAAATAAATACTTATCTTTAACTCAAGATATTCCATATAATAAGATAGAAAAAGCATATGAGATAAAAAGAGTAGAATTAAATAGTGAAGATGAGATATATAGTGATTTAATTGAAATATATAATTATAAGATGAGAGAGTACTTTTTATATGTGGAAAGAGATGAGAAGTATTATAGAGATTGGATAAGAGAGATAAGAAGCGATGGTGGAGAAGTTTATACTTTATATCTTGGAGAAAATATAGAGGGTTATGTAGCATTATATAGAAGAGAAAAATTAGAAGTAAGGGAGATTTTTTCTAAAAATAGAAGAGGTTTGGAAAATCTTTTAGCTTTTTTAAAAACTTTTAAAGAGTATTATCCAGAGTTAGAAATAATTAATCCCGTGGATAATCTATTGGAATATGTTTTTACTAATCAAAAAAAATTAATAAAAAAAGATTATCCATTTATAATGGGAAGAGTAGTAAATCCTCTAGAGATTCTTAAAATGCTAAATATTTATGACATTGAGATGAAAATTCAGATAACAGATAGTATAATTTTAGAGAATAATGGTATATATAGTTTTGATAAAGATGGAGAGTTAAAGTTCGAGACTACTGGAGAATGGGATATTAAAATTGATATTGGTGATTTTTCTACTTTAATTTTTGGTTTATTATCTTTAGATGAATTAATATATTTAGAGAAATTAGAAGTAAAAGATGAGATTATATTAAAAAATATTAAGA